A window of the Streptomyces griseochromogenes genome harbors these coding sequences:
- the tpiA gene encoding triose-phosphate isomerase — protein MSTRTPLVAGNWKMNLNHLEAIAHVQKLAFALADKDYEAVEVAVLPPFTDLRSVQTLVDGDKLKIKYGAQDISQHDSGAYTGDISGPMLAKLKCTYVVIGHSERRQHHSETDELVNAKVKAAYKHGLTPILCVGEELDVREAGNHVTHTLAQVEVGLKGLPAEQAETVVIAYEPVWAIGTGKVCGAEDAQEVCAAIRAKIAELYSQELADQVRIQYGGSVKSGNVAEIMAQADIDGALVGGASLDADEFVKIVRFRDQ, from the coding sequence ATGAGCACGCGCACGCCGCTGGTGGCGGGCAACTGGAAGATGAACCTCAACCACCTCGAGGCCATCGCACACGTCCAGAAGCTCGCCTTCGCCCTGGCCGACAAGGACTACGAGGCCGTCGAGGTCGCCGTCCTGCCGCCCTTCACCGACCTGCGCTCCGTGCAGACCCTGGTCGACGGCGACAAGCTCAAGATCAAGTACGGCGCCCAGGACATCTCGCAGCACGACTCCGGCGCCTACACCGGCGACATCTCCGGCCCGATGCTGGCCAAGCTGAAGTGCACCTACGTGGTGATCGGCCACTCCGAGCGCCGCCAGCACCACAGCGAGACCGACGAGCTGGTGAACGCCAAGGTCAAGGCCGCCTACAAGCACGGCCTGACCCCGATCCTGTGCGTCGGCGAGGAGCTGGACGTCCGCGAGGCGGGCAACCACGTCACCCACACCCTCGCCCAGGTCGAGGTCGGTCTGAAGGGTCTGCCGGCCGAGCAGGCCGAGACCGTCGTGATCGCCTACGAGCCCGTGTGGGCCATCGGAACGGGCAAGGTCTGCGGCGCCGAGGACGCGCAGGAGGTCTGCGCCGCCATCCGCGCCAAGATCGCCGAGCTGTACTCGCAGGAGCTGGCCGACCAGGTCCGTATCCAGTACGGCGGCTCCGTGAAGTCGGGCAACGTCGCCGAGATCATGGCGCAGGCCGACATCGACGGCGCCCTGGTCGGCGGTGCCTCGCTGGACGCCGACGAGTTCGTCAAGATCGTGCGGTTCCGCGATCAGTAG
- a CDS encoding phosphoglycerate kinase encodes MKTIDELLAAGVAGQRVFVRADLNVPLDGATITDDGRIRAVAPTIAKLAEAGAKVVVASHLGRPKGAPDPQFSLAPVAERLGEILGKNVSFAADTVGDSAKATVAALGDGEVALLENLRFNAGETSKDDAERGAFADALAGLADVYVGDGFGAVHRGHASVYDLPARLPHFAGYLIATEVGVLKKLTEDVKRPYVVALGGAKVSDKLAVIDELLGKADRLLIGGGMAYTFLKAKGYEVGISLLQEDQVPAVTEYMERAEKNGVELVLPVDVLVSPEFPDLKTKAPANPTTVAADAIPADQEGLDIGPETRKLYASKLADAATVFWNGPMGVFEHPDYAEGTKAVAQALVESPGFTVVGGGDSAAAVRTLGFDENAFGHISTGGGASLEYLEGKTLPGLAALED; translated from the coding sequence ATGAAGACGATCGACGAACTCCTCGCCGCAGGCGTAGCCGGCCAGCGGGTCTTCGTCCGCGCCGACCTCAACGTCCCCTTGGACGGCGCCACCATCACCGACGACGGCCGGATCCGCGCCGTCGCCCCGACCATCGCCAAGCTCGCCGAGGCGGGCGCCAAGGTGGTCGTCGCCTCCCACCTGGGCCGTCCCAAGGGCGCCCCGGACCCGCAGTTCTCCCTCGCCCCCGTCGCCGAGCGACTCGGTGAAATCCTGGGCAAGAACGTCTCGTTCGCCGCCGACACGGTCGGCGACAGCGCGAAGGCCACCGTCGCCGCACTGGGGGACGGGGAGGTCGCGCTGCTGGAGAACCTGCGTTTCAACGCGGGTGAGACCAGCAAGGACGACGCGGAGCGCGGCGCGTTCGCCGACGCCCTCGCCGGCCTCGCGGACGTCTACGTGGGCGACGGCTTCGGCGCCGTGCACCGGGGGCACGCCTCCGTGTACGACCTCCCGGCCCGGCTGCCGCACTTCGCCGGCTACCTGATCGCCACCGAGGTCGGCGTCCTGAAGAAGCTCACCGAGGACGTCAAGCGCCCCTACGTCGTCGCGCTCGGCGGCGCCAAGGTCTCCGACAAGCTCGCCGTCATCGACGAGCTGCTGGGGAAGGCCGACCGTCTGCTCATCGGCGGCGGCATGGCCTACACCTTCCTGAAGGCCAAGGGCTACGAGGTCGGCATCTCCCTCCTCCAGGAGGACCAGGTCCCGGCCGTCACCGAGTACATGGAGCGCGCCGAGAAGAACGGCGTGGAGCTGGTGCTCCCGGTCGACGTCCTGGTGTCGCCCGAGTTCCCGGACCTGAAGACGAAGGCTCCGGCGAACCCCACCACCGTCGCCGCGGACGCGATCCCCGCCGACCAGGAGGGCCTGGACATCGGTCCGGAGACCCGCAAGCTGTACGCCTCGAAGCTCGCCGACGCGGCCACCGTCTTCTGGAACGGTCCGATGGGCGTCTTCGAGCACCCCGACTACGCCGAGGGCACCAAGGCGGTCGCCCAGGCCCTCGTCGAATCGCCGGGCTTCACGGTCGTCGGCGGCGGTGACTCCGCCGCCGCCGTGCGCACGCTCGGTTTCGACGAGAACGCATTCGGCCACATCTCGACCGGTGGCGGCGCCTCCCTCGAATACCTCGAGGGCAAGACGCTCCCCGGCCTCGCCGCACTGGAGGACTGA
- the gap gene encoding type I glyceraldehyde-3-phosphate dehydrogenase has product MTIRVGINGFGRIGRNYFRALLEQGADIEIVAVNDLGDTATTAHLLKYDTILGRLKQEVTHTADTITVDGHTIKVLSERNPADIPWGELGVDIVIESTGIFTKKEDAAKHIAGGAKKVLISAPAKDEDITIVMGVNQDKYDAANHHVISNASCTTNCVAPMAKVLDENFGIVKGLMTTVHAYTNDQRILDFPHKDLRRARAAAENIIPTTTGAAKATALVLPQLKGKLDGIAMRVPVPTGSVTDLVVELGREVTKEEVNAAFQKAAEGELKGLLDYTEDPIVSSDIVNAPASCTFDSSLTMVQEGKNVKVIGWYDNEWGYSNRLVDLTVFVGGQL; this is encoded by the coding sequence GTGACGATCCGCGTAGGCATCAACGGCTTCGGCCGTATCGGGCGTAACTACTTCCGCGCACTGCTGGAGCAGGGTGCCGACATCGAGATCGTGGCTGTCAACGACCTGGGTGACACCGCGACCACCGCTCACCTGCTGAAGTACGACACCATCCTGGGCCGCCTCAAGCAGGAGGTCACCCACACCGCCGACACGATCACGGTCGACGGCCACACCATCAAGGTGCTCTCCGAGCGCAACCCGGCCGACATCCCCTGGGGTGAGCTGGGCGTCGACATCGTCATCGAGTCGACCGGCATCTTCACGAAGAAGGAAGACGCCGCGAAGCACATCGCCGGCGGCGCGAAGAAGGTCCTCATCTCGGCCCCGGCCAAGGACGAGGACATCACCATCGTGATGGGCGTCAACCAGGACAAGTACGACGCGGCCAACCACCACGTCATCTCCAACGCCTCCTGCACCACCAACTGTGTGGCGCCGATGGCGAAGGTCCTCGACGAGAACTTCGGCATCGTCAAGGGTCTGATGACCACGGTGCACGCGTACACGAACGACCAGCGCATCCTGGACTTCCCGCACAAGGACCTGCGCCGCGCCCGTGCCGCCGCCGAGAACATCATCCCGACCACCACGGGTGCCGCGAAGGCCACCGCGCTGGTCCTGCCGCAGCTCAAGGGCAAGCTGGACGGCATCGCCATGCGCGTCCCGGTCCCGACCGGCTCGGTCACCGACCTGGTCGTCGAGCTCGGCCGCGAGGTCACCAAGGAAGAGGTCAACGCCGCCTTCCAGAAGGCCGCCGAGGGCGAGCTGAAGGGTCTCCTCGACTACACCGAGGACCCGATCGTCTCCTCCGACATCGTCAACGCCCCGGCGTCCTGCACCTTCGACTCCTCCCTGACCATGGTCCAGGAGGGCAAGAACGTGAAGGTCATCGGTTGGTACGACAACGAGTGGGGCTACTCCAACCGCCTCGTGGACCTCACGGTCTTCGTCGGCGGCCAGCTCTGA
- a CDS encoding M14 family metallopeptidase has protein sequence MRHRARSILAVGALLLGGASLAPIAQAQNGSSPGPGPDEVKVFRAEVTRQQVPLLLKAGQDGNELGEQVAGKGKATVEVYLTDQQARKLRKQGVALTEHTLSAKAAAHVQGASQGVFRPYSGSGGLKEEILRTAEAHPGLAKVESIGRTVNGQDILALKLTGNAKKSKDGSKPAVLYMSNQHAREWITPEMTRRLMHYYLDRYRTDRRIKKIVDSTELWFVLSANPDGYDYTFKNSAARLWRKNLRDVNGDGVISTGDGVDLNRNFAYKWGYDDEGSSPNPTSETYRGASPESEPETRALDAFEKRVGFAYGVNYHSAAELLLYGVGWQVATPTPDDVLYKALAGTPDRPAIPGYRSQVSSELYTTNGEADGHASNVDGMAMFTPEMSTCETASDVDPNDAWNPDDCQSVFNFPDDEKLIQREFEKNVPFALSVAETAAHPDRPVSSVGLSAADFTPAAFPTSYSRGAGQQVSVVVRKAVRDKELKYRVNGGRTLDQALRPWKGGETYGGGDNLYFDEYRAKVRDGGPGDKVEVWFTGKTRSGRKVASSHFTYTVAKRPKADTLVVAEEGASAKQARTYADALREAGHRAIVWDVATQGAPDALGVLGHFRTVVHYSGAKGPGNATQLQLRAYLNEGGRLIEAGELAGGSVDLGDGTPSDDFSQYYLGAYSRTSTKGATGFTGSGSLGGYSGPLGDASGNPLDKAGTYGVTSDELPAARYPQFKSAGAGRFAGTVSPYGPYAGSSMAAAVHTDDAYKRLTRTIDLTGVSAADKPALRTQLMWDTEPGYDHAVVEIHTVGADDWTTLPEAGGATKNAVPSECGSGFLIGEHPWLKHYLTLSGNACTATGTTGSWNSLTGSSGGWRQVSFDLSAYAGKSVEVSISYITDPGTGGHGVLADDTSLAAGGAVKEAEGFETSLGAWRVAGPPAGSPAVLKDWKRTGTLFQTYGAVTTEDTVLLGFGLEQVPSAADRAALLKKAFASFDR, from the coding sequence ATGAGACACAGAGCGAGATCGATCCTCGCTGTCGGCGCGCTCCTGCTCGGCGGGGCGAGCCTTGCACCCATCGCCCAGGCACAGAACGGGAGTTCCCCGGGGCCCGGCCCCGACGAGGTCAAGGTCTTCCGCGCCGAAGTCACCCGGCAGCAGGTTCCCCTGCTCCTCAAGGCCGGACAGGACGGCAACGAACTCGGTGAGCAGGTGGCCGGGAAGGGGAAGGCCACCGTCGAGGTCTACCTCACCGACCAGCAGGCCCGAAAGCTGAGGAAACAGGGCGTCGCCCTCACCGAGCACACCCTCTCGGCCAAGGCGGCGGCGCACGTGCAGGGCGCCTCCCAGGGGGTGTTCCGGCCCTACAGCGGAAGCGGCGGCCTCAAGGAGGAGATCCTCCGGACCGCTGAGGCCCATCCCGGCCTCGCCAAGGTCGAGTCCATCGGCAGGACCGTCAACGGCCAGGACATCCTCGCGCTCAAACTGACCGGGAACGCGAAGAAGTCGAAGGACGGCTCCAAGCCCGCCGTGCTGTACATGTCCAACCAGCACGCGCGCGAGTGGATCACGCCGGAGATGACCCGGCGTCTGATGCACTACTACCTGGACCGTTACCGGACGGACCGGCGCATCAAGAAGATCGTCGACTCCACCGAGCTGTGGTTCGTCCTGTCGGCCAACCCCGACGGCTACGACTACACCTTCAAGAACTCCGCCGCCCGCCTGTGGCGCAAGAATCTCCGCGACGTCAACGGCGACGGCGTCATCAGTACGGGTGACGGCGTCGACCTCAACCGCAACTTCGCCTACAAGTGGGGCTACGACGACGAGGGGTCGTCCCCCAACCCGACCAGCGAGACCTACCGCGGCGCGAGTCCCGAGTCCGAGCCCGAGACCAGGGCCCTCGACGCCTTCGAGAAGCGCGTCGGGTTCGCGTACGGCGTCAACTACCACTCCGCCGCCGAACTCCTCCTCTACGGCGTCGGCTGGCAGGTCGCCACCCCCACCCCGGACGACGTCCTCTACAAGGCGCTCGCCGGCACCCCCGACCGTCCGGCCATCCCCGGATACCGGTCGCAGGTCTCCTCGGAGCTGTACACGACCAACGGCGAGGCGGACGGACACGCCTCGAACGTCGACGGCATGGCGATGTTCACCCCCGAGATGTCGACCTGCGAGACCGCGTCCGACGTCGACCCGAACGACGCCTGGAACCCCGACGACTGCCAGTCGGTCTTCAACTTCCCCGACGACGAGAAGCTGATCCAGCGGGAGTTCGAGAAGAACGTCCCGTTCGCGCTCTCCGTCGCCGAGACCGCCGCCCACCCCGACCGGCCGGTCTCCTCGGTCGGTCTGAGCGCCGCCGACTTCACGCCGGCCGCGTTCCCCACGTCGTACTCCCGCGGCGCCGGCCAGCAGGTGTCCGTGGTCGTCCGCAAGGCGGTGCGCGACAAGGAACTCAAGTACCGCGTGAACGGCGGCCGTACGCTCGACCAGGCCCTGCGGCCCTGGAAGGGCGGCGAGACCTACGGCGGAGGGGACAACCTCTACTTCGACGAGTACCGGGCCAAGGTGCGCGACGGCGGACCGGGCGACAAGGTCGAGGTGTGGTTCACCGGCAAGACGAGGAGCGGCAGGAAGGTCGCCAGCTCCCACTTCACCTACACCGTCGCGAAGCGGCCGAAGGCCGACACCCTCGTCGTCGCCGAGGAAGGCGCGTCCGCCAAGCAGGCGCGGACGTACGCGGACGCGCTGAGGGAGGCCGGGCACAGGGCGATCGTGTGGGACGTCGCCACCCAGGGCGCCCCGGACGCGCTCGGGGTGCTGGGGCACTTCAGGACGGTCGTGCACTACTCGGGCGCGAAGGGCCCGGGCAACGCCACCCAGCTCCAGCTGCGCGCCTACCTCAACGAGGGCGGGCGGCTGATCGAGGCGGGTGAGCTGGCCGGCGGCAGCGTCGACCTCGGCGACGGCACCCCCTCCGACGACTTCAGCCAGTACTACCTCGGCGCGTACTCGCGTACGTCGACCAAGGGGGCCACCGGCTTCACGGGCTCGGGCTCGCTCGGCGGCTACAGCGGCCCCCTCGGCGACGCGTCGGGCAACCCGCTCGACAAGGCCGGCACCTACGGTGTCACCTCGGACGAGCTGCCCGCGGCCAGGTACCCGCAGTTCAAGAGCGCGGGCGCGGGCCGCTTCGCCGGGACCGTCAGCCCGTACGGCCCGTACGCCGGCTCCTCCATGGCCGCTGCCGTGCACACCGACGACGCCTACAAGCGCCTCACCCGCACCATCGACCTCACCGGTGTCAGCGCCGCCGACAAGCCCGCCCTGCGCACCCAGTTGATGTGGGACACCGAGCCCGGCTACGACCACGCGGTCGTCGAGATCCACACCGTGGGCGCCGACGACTGGACGACCCTGCCGGAGGCCGGCGGCGCCACGAAGAACGCCGTGCCGTCCGAATGCGGGTCCGGGTTCCTGATCGGCGAGCACCCCTGGCTGAAGCACTACCTCACGCTCTCCGGCAACGCCTGCACCGCGACCGGCACCACCGGCTCCTGGAACAGCCTCACCGGCAGCTCGGGCGGCTGGCGGCAGGTGAGCTTCGATCTGAGCGCGTACGCGGGCAAGTCCGTCGAGGTCTCGATCAGCTACATCACCGACCCGGGCACCGGCGGACACGGTGTCCTGGCCGACGACACCTCGCTCGCCGCCGGGGGCGCGGTGAAGGAGGCCGAGGGCTTCGAGACGTCCCTGGGTGCCTGGAGGGTGGCCGGACCGCCCGCGGGCAGCCCGGCGGTGCTGAAGGACTGGAAGCGCACCGGAACGCTCTTCCAGACCTACGGAGCGGTGACCACCGAGGACACCGTGCTGCTCGGCTTCGGCCTGGAACAGGTGCCGTCGGCGGCCGACCGGGCGGCCCTGCTGAAGAAGGCGTTCGCCTCGTTCGACAGATGA
- the whiA gene encoding DNA-binding protein WhiA: MAMTAAVKDEISRLPVTRTCCRKAEVSAILRFAGGLHLVSGRIVIEAELDTAMAARRLKRDILEIFGHSSELIVMAPGGLRRGSRYVVRVVAGGDQLARQTGLVDGRGRPIRGLPPQVVSGATCDAEAAWRGAFLAHGSLTEPGRSSSLEVTCPGPEAALALVGAARRLSIAAKAREVRGVDRVVVRDGDAIGALLTRLGAHESVLAWEERRMRREVRATANRLANFDDANLRRSARAAVAAGARVQRALEILGEEVPDHLAAAGRLRMEHKQASLEELGALADPPLTKDAVAGRIRRLLAMADKRASDLGIPGTEANLSEELADNLAG; encoded by the coding sequence ATGGCGATGACGGCAGCGGTGAAGGACGAGATCTCCCGGCTCCCCGTCACCCGGACCTGCTGCAGGAAGGCGGAGGTTTCCGCCATTCTGCGGTTCGCCGGCGGCCTTCACCTGGTGAGCGGGCGCATCGTGATCGAGGCGGAGCTGGACACGGCCATGGCGGCCCGCCGGCTCAAGCGGGACATCCTGGAGATCTTCGGCCACAGTTCGGAGCTGATCGTGATGGCGCCCGGCGGGCTGCGCCGTGGCTCGCGGTACGTGGTGCGGGTGGTCGCGGGCGGCGACCAGCTGGCCCGCCAGACGGGTCTGGTGGACGGCCGGGGCCGTCCGATCCGCGGGCTGCCCCCGCAGGTGGTCTCCGGGGCCACCTGTGACGCGGAGGCGGCCTGGCGCGGGGCCTTCCTGGCGCACGGCTCGCTGACCGAGCCCGGCCGCTCCTCCTCCCTGGAGGTCACCTGCCCGGGGCCGGAGGCCGCGCTCGCCCTGGTCGGCGCCGCCCGCAGGCTGTCCATCGCCGCGAAGGCCCGCGAGGTGCGCGGGGTGGACCGGGTGGTCGTCCGCGACGGTGACGCGATCGGCGCCCTGCTCACCCGCCTCGGTGCGCACGAGTCCGTGCTGGCCTGGGAAGAGCGCCGGATGCGCCGCGAGGTGCGGGCCACCGCCAACCGGCTGGCCAACTTCGACGACGCCAACCTGCGCCGCTCGGCCCGCGCCGCCGTGGCCGCCGGTGCCCGGGTCCAGCGGGCCCTGGAGATCCTCGGCGAGGAGGTGCCCGATCACCTCGCGGCCGCCGGGCGCCTGCGTATGGAGCACAAACAGGCCTCCCTGGAGGAGCTGGGCGCGCTCGCCGACCCGCCGCTCACCAAGGACGCGGTCGCGGGCCGGATCCGCCGGCTGCTGGCGATGGCCGACAAGCGCGCCTCCGACCTCGGCATCCCGGGCACGGAGGCCAACCTCAGCGAGGAGCTGGCGGACAACCTGGCGGGCTGA